ATGCTGGAAGCAGATCTGGCCCTGCCATATAGCCGCCATATCTGCTGGGGTGAAGGTAAGCAATTAATAGCTTATTTGAGTGGCCACCTTATCGCAGGAGAATTTACAGTCAATCAAGTCTATGTTCAGCCAGACTACCGGGGGCAATCCTACGGGAGCCAGCTACTTGCACGCTTTTTAGATTTGGGAGCTAGTTGGGGAGTAGAAGCCGTCTATCTTGAAGTGCGTGCTAGTAACTATGTTGCCCGACAATTGTACCAACAAGCAGGCTTTACTGAACTAGCCCAGCGTAAAAATTACTACAAAAAGCCCACCGAGGATGCCATTATCATGTATTATCAAATGTGAAGGAGGAGAGTATGGCAGCAGAAAGTTTAATCTTAGCCATTGAATCAAGTTGTGATGAGACGAGTGTAGCCATCATTGAAGATGGCAGAAACATTCGCTCGAATGTCGTCGCATCCCAAGTAAAAAGTCATATGCGCTTTGGTGGGGTGGTTCCTGAAGTGGCGAGTCGCCATCATGTCGAGCAAATTACCCAAGTAATCGACTTAGCCTTAAGAGAAGCCAATGTGTCTCTTGCAGATGTCGATGCGGTAGCAGTGACAGAGGGCCCAGGTCTTGTCGGCTCTCTCTTAGTCGGCATCACCGCAGCCAAGACATTAGCCTTTGCCCATAATAAGCCACTAATTGGCGTTAATCACTTAGCCGGCCATATTTATGCGGGGCAATTTATGGCAGAGATGAAATTTCCGCTACTGGCTTTAATTGCTAGCGGAGGTCACACTGAGTTGGTTTATATGTCCGATCATTTAAATTTTGAAGTGATTGGTGAGACCCAGGATGATGCAGTCGGTGAAGCTTATGATAAAGTGGGACGAATTCTGGACTTGCCTTATCCAGCAGGGAAATATATGGATCAATTAGCCCAAGAAGGCGAGGCGACATATGATATTCCGCGTGGGATGATTCATGAAGAGAATTTAAACTTCAGTTTCAGTGGTATGAAAAGTGCGGTAATGAATTTGGTTCACAATGCGAAACAACGTGGTGACACAATTCATAAAAGCAATCTCGCGGCTAGCTTCCAAGAGGCCGCTGTTGAAGTGCTTGTAAAGAAAACAAGCGATGCCCTAAAATTATACCCAGATGTGCAACAATTTATTCTTGCAGGCGGTGTCGCAGCGAATTCTGGCCTACGCCAAGGTCTGCAAGCGATGTTGAAGGCAGACTTTCCTAAGCTCCAACTCATTATCCCTGACTTGAAGCTGTGTGGGGACAATGCCGCAATGATTGGTGCAACTGCTCATCAACATTATTTACGTAAAGATTTCGCCAGCCTAGCGCTAAATGCGCGCCCAGGCCTCATGCTTGGCGAAGAGTAAAAACATCCCGTTAGCATATATTTGCCGACGGGATGCTTTATTGTATTGAGTTAAATATGAGTTTGCGACGAATATACTTGACTGAAGATCCCGCTGCTGGCCAAAGACCGCCAGTTTGGGATTAAAAATCCAGTCGCTTGGCTAAAGGACAGCCAAGGGGTAGCCAGTCTCCTCTTCAATATTGGTCCATAATCCCAGTCCGGAATTGAGCGTAAGGCAATAGATTGCTAAAGTATCCTAATCCGGGGCAACTGGTAGGCGCTAAACCCCTGGGAACTCCTCTTCAAAGGCTTCCAAGGCTAAGCTAGTTTCTTCCCAGATATTAATGGCCTCATCTTGTTGCCCTTGCAAAGTTCGCAGTTCTTCGTCTAAGGCGGCTAATGTTGCCACATCGTTTGCCTCAGATGCGGGAATCATCTCTGAATGGATTGCTTCAATCCGCTCTTCAATGTGACTGTTCGCCTCCCAAGCAGCTTCTACGGCCTTCTCAAGTTTTCGCTTCTCCCGTTGAACTTGTTTACGTGCTTCGTAGGATAACTGATTTTGGCTAGGTTCTTGGACTATATCCAAGTCAGCTTCCTCAGCTTCATGCATCTCTTGGATGGCTGTCTCTTCGGCCTTCTTCTCCAAGTAATAATCATAATCGCCTAAATATAATTTCGAACCAGTCGGGGTGATTTCTAGTACCTGGCTGGCAATGCGGTTAATAAAGTACCGGTCGTGAGAGACGAAAAGAAGCGTCCCATCAAATTCAATAAGGGCATCTTCCAGTACTTCTTTACTGTCGATATCCAGGTGGTTTGTCGGCTCATCCAATAAGAGGGTGTTGTCATGTTGCATGGCTAAGACGGCCAGGCGCAGACGTGCCTTCTCACCTCCGCTGAGCATGGCGACATTCTTCTCAACGGCTTCACCTGTGAAGAGGAAGCTGCCGAGAATGCTACGTATAATCCACTCATCGGT
This region of Suicoccus acidiformans genomic DNA includes:
- the tsaD gene encoding tRNA (adenosine(37)-N6)-threonylcarbamoyltransferase complex transferase subunit TsaD; protein product: MAAESLILAIESSCDETSVAIIEDGRNIRSNVVASQVKSHMRFGGVVPEVASRHHVEQITQVIDLALREANVSLADVDAVAVTEGPGLVGSLLVGITAAKTLAFAHNKPLIGVNHLAGHIYAGQFMAEMKFPLLALIASGGHTELVYMSDHLNFEVIGETQDDAVGEAYDKVGRILDLPYPAGKYMDQLAQEGEATYDIPRGMIHEENLNFSFSGMKSAVMNLVHNAKQRGDTIHKSNLAASFQEAAVEVLVKKTSDALKLYPDVQQFILAGGVAANSGLRQGLQAMLKADFPKLQLIIPDLKLCGDNAAMIGATAHQHYLRKDFASLALNARPGLMLGEE
- the rimI gene encoding ribosomal protein S18-alanine N-acetyltransferase produces the protein MPLEEVLLPEGVLPSTWQTALYDAAASFHWQANMLEADLALPYSRHICWGEGKQLIAYLSGHLIAGEFTVNQVYVQPDYRGQSYGSQLLARFLDLGASWGVEAVYLEVRASNYVARQLYQQAGFTELAQRKNYYKKPTEDAIIMYYQM